A single region of the Populus nigra chromosome 2, ddPopNigr1.1, whole genome shotgun sequence genome encodes:
- the LOC133682007 gene encoding zinc finger protein ZAT10-like, translating to MALEALNSPTTAPPSFQFEDLSLPCAGEPWVKRKRSKRPRLDHQPTEEEYLALCLVMLARGSTNLQFSTSGHQKSLTPSTVFTSSELKNSYKCSVCNKEFPSYQALGGHKASHRKLAGGGEDQTTSSTTTSAIAATKTVSNGSGKTHECSICHKTFPTGQALGGHKRCHYEGIIGGGEKSGVTSTSESAGSTNSRSHSHNEFDLNIPALPEFSSCFSVSGEDEVMSPLPAAKKLRISMPPRFEVSQAQ from the coding sequence ATGGCACTAGAAGCTTTAAACTCTCCAACTACAGCTCCCCCATCGTTTCAATTTGAGGATTTAAGCCTCCCCTGCGCTGGAGAGCCATGGGTAAAGCGCAAGCGCTCTAAGCGTCCACGTCTCGACCACCAGCCTACTGAAGAAGAATATCTCGCTCTCTGTCTTGTCATGCTGGCTCGAGGTTCCACCAATCTCCAATTCTCCACTTCAGGCCACCAGAAGTCCCTCACCCCATCAACAGTATTCACATCTTCAGAGCTAAAAAATAGTTACAAGTGTTCTGTATGCAACAAGGAGTTTCCTTCGTACCAAGCCCTAGGCGGTCACAAGGCAAGTCACAGAAAACTCGCTGGAGGCGGCGAAGACCAAACTACTTCCAGTACAACTACTTCTGCCATAGCAGCAACAAAAACCGTATCTAACGGAAGCGGTAAGACTCACGAGTGCTCCATCTGCCACAAGACTTTTCCCACTGGACAGGCCTTGGGTGGTCACAAGAGGTGTCACTATGAAGGCATCATAGGAGGCGGCGAAAAGAGTGGTGTCACTTCAACTTCGGAAAGTGCTGGATCTACCAACAGTCGCAGTCATAGCCACAACGAATTTGACCTCAATATTCCTGCCTTGCCAGAGTTCTCTTCATGTTTCTCTGTATCTGGTGAAGATGAAGTTATGAGCCCTCTACCGGCAGCGAAAAAGCTTCGTATTTCGATGCCACCCAGATTTGAAGTCTCCCAAGCTCAGTAG
- the LOC133683099 gene encoding adenine phosphoribosyltransferase 1-like, with protein MQRSLLLRCSNSIFRPPPNSHRLRPPSLKRQSAPIAASSGAQLPLTFSQNYRTAPNRLHCSVSESQWKQDREMATADEQQDPRIARISSAIRVIPDFPKPGIMFQDITTLLLDTKAFKDTIDLFVERYRDKNISVVAGVEARGFIFGPPIALAIGAKFVPMRKPNKLPGEVISEEYSLEYGTDKMEMHVGAVEAGEHALVIDDLIATGGTLCAAVKLLERVGVHVVECACVIELLGLKGRERLGDRPLFVLVNST; from the exons ATGCAAAGAAGTCTTCTGCTCCGTTGTTCAAATTCCATCTTTCGTCCTCCACCAAACTCTCATCGACTTCGACCACCGTCTCTGAAACGTCAGTCGGCTCCGATTGCAGCCTCCTCCGGTGCCCAATTACCTTTAACTTTCTCCCAGAATTACAGAACTGCCCCCAATCGCCTTCACTGCTCtg TGAGCGAGTCACAGTGGAAGCAAGATAGAGAAATGGCCACTGCAGATGAGCAGCAAGATCCTCGTATAGCCAGAATCTCCTCTGCTATAAGGGTCATCCCTGACTTCCCTAAACCAG GGATTATGTTTCAGGATATAACAACGTTGCTTCTTGATACAAAAGCGTTTAAGGATACTATAGATTTGTTTGTTGAGAGGTACAGAGATAAAAACATCTCTGTCGTTGCAG GTGTTGAAGCTAGGGGTTTTATATTTGGCCCTCCCATTGCACTGGCAATCGGAGCAAAATTTGTACCCATGAGGAAACCCAATAAGTTGCCTG GGGAGGTTATTTCGGAAGAGTACTCTTTGGAATATGGAACAGACAAAATGGAGATGCATGTGGGTGCAGTAGAAGCAGGAGAACATGCATTGGTAATTGATGATCTCATTGCAACTGGTGGGACCTTATGTGCTGCAGTGAAACTACTTG AGCGTGTTGGGGTACATGTTGTCGAGTGTGCCTGTGTTATTGAATTGTTAGGGCTGAAG GGACGGGAACGCCTAGGAGACAGACCGTTATTTGTCCTTGTAAACTCAACTTAG